The genomic window CCTTGCCTTCCAAGTAAAGTGAAGCAATTTCTACCCATTGATGAACCGGAGTAAAATGCAACTTGAAAAACTTCCTATATTTTCTAATCCATCTTCGCGGATTATCTCCATGAATCGTGGACAACTCCACTTTAGGTAAAGCTACATTGTACCCACCCGATGGCCTTTATTAATTCCCACATTTTCCTCTGAATTATGATTCTGCTGTAGATGCACCATTTCCCTGGCGTTAACTTGATTCCTGTCATCCCTTTCTACCTCCCTTCCAGTCATAAATGTCTGCATGATAGTCATCTTGGTTTCCATTTGTGCCTTTAGTTGTTCATTCAACTTGGCTTGTTCTTACCAATGTCTCTTGTTGTCTGCTATGAAATCTTGCAATTCTTGATGAAAAACTTGCATTCTCTCATCCAACTATCTCCCATTCTCTTCCAAAGTTCTAGCCTTATTGTTTTCTACCATTTTTAAGTCTTTGTTAATGTTGTAATTGCCTTGGattcaaggctctgataccaatttgttaaGACTCAATCTTAACAAACAGGTTTTTAGTGAGAAAAGAGGTTGAGAagtagaagaaaagagaagagaaataacTTTTgcaatttatagaaaaatataccTCATTAGACTTATTTATACATTGTTCACCAACTCACCAACTGGATTATCCAATTGTCTAACTACTTTATTCTTCACGTGTTTAATGCTGCTCACTGCTGctaattgttatttctttctctCCATGTCACTGCCTTCCAAGCTTGCAACACTATCTGAATGGACTGAGTTGCCAGAGCTTGGGACGACAGGGGACCTGCTAGATTCTGAAGATATCTCTTGTCCAGTTTCAGTGTGGTGGTTCAACAGCAGATAACTAAAGAGATTCGCAAGACTGCTTGGAAATTATGGTAAGCAAGGCAAGATGCGTACTTGCACCAAAAGGGTAATAGAAAACTGTATAAACATTTTTTGTctggtaatttttaatttccattgCAGAAGTCAGAAATTCTCATTTCCTTTCCAAGCATTtcacaaataacaaataatctTATTCAACAAGACACTGACACTCTCCCTTGAATGGATGCTCTCTAACAATCTTAAAGTAATCGTTTAGACGGCAAGTTATCATACACTTATTATCTCACAACTGTTGAACAGTTgagacttgaaaaaataaaaacgcaTTCAAGAGAGGGgtaaccaacaaaaaaaaacatcttcaaTTCACGTATTCAATCTCTAGACCATCCCATCAAAGCaagaattatatcaaatatgcCACCATTCATCACAGCCCTCATCAACTTCTTATTTTCTGGTGTATATGGTGGGTATCTGACAGGTGAATCTCCACTAAAACTTCTGTATAGAACTGCCTTCTTGTGACTGAAagcatcaaaagaaaatttaccaTGGTATGATCCCATTCCACTCTCCCCAACTCCTCCAAAGGGTAAACTGGAAACTGTAACCTGCataatttgaaaaccaagcttgAAATAGACAATTTGTTTACCTCTACTACCTTAggtaaaaacattaaaaagtgCTCATTTCGGAGCAGATCCAGTTTAGCTACGCCGCGTACAATTATCCATATTGACACATTTACTCCTTAAGCGTAACTCGCGATACACATTTTTGGCATTGCTTCTAACCATCAAGAAATTGAGTCCTATTCTCTCCCTTTTTCTTTGCAGGAGGGAGTAACATGGCACCGGAAGCACAGTGGTACTGACTGGCTGCAGTCATGACACTGCAGATTTTTAATAGTTTGGGGACCTTACAATCTATTTGAGGAGAGATGTGGCAAACGGCCTGCATCTCAGTGAACACATTATACAAAATTTTGCCGTCCGCATATGTGAGTTTTAAGGAAGAGATGAATACATACATGCAGCACGGTGTCATTGATAACCATTCCTCCACAGGAGACATTTTGCACGAAGTCATTCCTTAGCTTCTGGTTATTGGTGAAGAGATATGCGACAAGAGGCTCTGGTTTCGAATTTATCAGATCAATACTGTCTTTCACATTTTCAACCTATCAAATCACAGATAAAATGATCTTTGAATCATAGTGTCGATTAGAACAACATGCATTGCATATTTTCACTCTGTACTCACAGTGATAATAGGAAGCAATGGCCCAAATATCTCTTCCTGCATCAGTTGAGAGTCTTCAGGAACATCCAAGAATATGGTTGGAGCGATCTTTCTGCAATAGAAGGATAGGTCATGCAGTCATGTTTTGTACTGTGTATCATTGTTGAATTGTAAACTAGAAGCACAAATCTGCCAGAAAATGTAAGGAACCCACAGTTTCTTCTGATTCCTTTGGCCTCCAACCACAATTTTGTTGAAAACCTTGTACTCATCTAAGAGTCTTTCCAAACGTGAAAAATGGTTTGAACTCACAATACGGGATATGTATTTCGATTCCATTGGATCTGCTCCAAAAAATTCTTCTATTCCGTTCCGTAGTGCATCTATCTGTTCAAGGGGCATGCATCAAGAATAAATCCAGTTGGAACAGAccttttaaagaattaaaaaaaggtaaaatgaTCTTACCAACTTTGGGGCAAAATCTTTTGTTGCTATGATATAATCAACACTAATACAAGCTTGTCCATTGTTCAGTTGCCACTTCCCAGCTATAATCCTCCTTGCAGTAACCTTCGCATGAAGCCAATTAATACTACAGGGAAAAGAATCCGTGATTGATGCACTCTTAAGCTATGAACTTGATGTTCTTACTTGTAAGTCAACATCAGAATCAACAACAACTGGACACTTTCCTCCAAGTTCTAGGACAACAGGAGTAAGGTGCTTTGCTGCAGCAGTCATCACAATGCGCCCTACTCTTGGACtgcctaaaaagaaaaaacagcatGGCCTCTTTAGCTAAAGTCTTGAATTTAGAGAACTTTTCCATTGATACTAGCAGCGTCAGTTCATACACCCTATACTTCAGCAGTTACACTTAGtatgaaaaatcaaatggaCAACAGGTGTTTTCAAAGTTTCAAAGTTTCAAATCTGTTTATGAAATGCCTTTGGAATAACTGTAAAACATATATTGACTTAAATTCTCATGTGACTTTTATGGAAGGTTATGATCAGTAATATCTGAGGTGTTCTGTTGTGAACAACAAGTTCAAGGAAACACAAGTGAAAcaacaaaatttcaataaaagaatCTGAATGGAGACACAATGTGAAAATTGTGTTGCTGGGAGTTGTATGGGTTTGGGGTATGGGTTTGGGCTTGAACTTGGTTTTTTCTCAAGTTACCTAGATTTTTACACTGATTTGTAGAGTCCAACTGTTGTATCCTTGTCTGAATATTCTTATCCAAAAGAGGTGCCTTAgcctaaaataaatgtttgaagTAGTAAGTGTTTGATGAAGTATCTAATATCAGCACATCTCCTGGACCTGTAGCAAGTATTTTCTGGTAGGATTAAGgagtaaaattatgttttccattttttcatttgataaaagGAGTTCATTTCTAGCACCAACAATAGATTGCAGTGTGTCACCGGAGACATGTTCACTGCCTTTCAATCCATGAACCTGTATGGTCAGagcatttcaaaatataaaatattattgtgtcAAACCTGTGTAGAATATCTTGTCCCACTTCTGCTCAAGTAATGCAGCCGTTTCAGGAACGGCTCCCTCGACAACTCTAACAGCAGAGCTGTCTAGATATTCCTCAAATAATTCTGAAAGCAGTGAAGATGTGACTGGAGCAATTTCTGATGGTTTCAATACCACAGCATTTCCAGCTGCAATAGCTCCTATTACTGGATCAATTGACAGCACTGCAgatagaagaaggaaaaaaaaaaaggcccatAGAAATCAACACTAGAAAATGCGGTAGGGGTGTTTTTTTTGTAGCCAGGGACATTTCATGTGATTACATTATCTTGAAACTAAATGGTATTCTCTAGCTTCCCAATTGCAACACATTTGTGGATTGAATTTATCGATTATGGAAAACAGAGAATCATGTTTTTTTGTGCAGAGTATGAATGCATGAGTagaacatgattttattaacacagattcttatttttcaacttacAAAACGGGTAGTTCCAAGTTGAGATTACCAACACAGCTCCCAGAGGTTCTGACACAATTTCTGCTGAAGAAGGATAGGCTGTCATTGAAGTTTTGGCCTGAAATGTTAGGAGAGAACGGCATTAAACTAGcttaaacttgttattaaatagATATATTCACAGTTAGCAGTTCTTTCTTTTGCCAAAAGGTGAGTGGTTCTCTAGTTACCTTTTCTGGCTTCATCCATTGTTTCAATTCTTTAAGTGCCTCCTCGCAAGACGATTTTACCGCAGCAATCTGTATTAAACATCATAAGGACAAATATGCAATACATGAACGTGCAGATCTCGGTACCATAAATATATGCAGATATTCCATATGTGCAAATTACTGGACTGAATTTGAAACTGCTTTTTACCATCAAGATATCTACagagttttttaaaacacaacaaaaaagcTATATATGAAGAATGCAAGCATTGACCATACCGAACATTATGGAGAAATCAACATATAAGAAATTAGATTTAAACCTCAGAAACAAAGGCTTCAAACTCAGGCTTTGAGAGGTCCTTATAAAGGGCTTCCGAAATATCCTTCTCCCTTTCCTCGACCATCTTTTCAATACCCTTCAATTGTGACACTCGCCATTCATAACTCCTTGTCCTTCCAGTTCTGAAGCTTTCTTTAAGTTCCTTAACTAGCGAAGGAGCTTCATTGGCATCAAAAGGTTGCTTCTTTCCCTCTGTCATTACCGGTGGAATCGCAGAAGggctttcaaaaattaaaaataataaaaacatagcaTAAAAActcccaaaaagaaaaattaaatgaggcAACTGTGAAAGTAAGCACGCATACGAGAGGCAAACACAGAGAGATTTACGAATGGGGCCTGAGCGAGGGAAGGAAAGGGTAGCTTCCTGCTTCTGATTAGTCTTCTTTGGATAACTGCTGGAGAAACTTCTCCTCACACCAGCATCAACCACACTGTTCCGCAGGACGGTAACAAAAGGTAAAGAGTCAAGAAACATGGCAACTGCCGGCCAGCTTAAGATGTTGAGGTGGCCAAGAAGATTTATTCTCTATTTTTATAGAGAACTTGAAGAacctttaattaaaaatcaatttctttgtttcttaacaaaacataaataagacAAGATAACCGCATAAAAGATTCTCTAATACCAGGAGACAATTAATGTCTGATCATCTAAAACGCCAGCATACAGATAGATACCAACTTTGGCATCAAAGTGACTATAATTCATCGGAATCTTGTTCAGATTCTCAAGCCCAAGtatcagataaaataaaataaaacaaaacagaaaaattgTATTGCCTAACGTGTGACTCGATTTCCAATCCAAGCTTAACTAAACTAGCCCAGGAATAGTGATTAcgagttaattaattaattttaataatcttttttttttttttttgtcaaggtGATTGATAATTTATAGCATACCCATGTGAGTTCTCTTTAGTGGGAATAGTGCAAGCAGGGAGGATTagtaaaacctaaaaaatcaaatagatcCTCCATTGGCAGACCAATTCATGTAcagtaaattacaaaaaattatacctcattatattaattttgccGCCTATCAAATAATCCCAGCTCCGtactatatatcaaaataactttCATCTGATGCAAGCACAGCACCCCGGTAGCCCACCCTAGAAAGAGCAAATTGTTTAAAATAGGAAAAGGCGAATTATGGCAGAAAATCACTGTAGAAACAATCTGAGAAGctcttttaatttgttcaaaagATAGATAGTATGCTTGTCTTGTGTCTTTCATACAACAATGAGGTGGGTGGTTCAACTCCTTGTTAAAATGCCTCCATATCCATATGCTCTTCACTCAATTTGATGCTATAATGCTGGGATTAAACCAGTAATCTTGTGCAGTATGCAGttatagtcttttttttagcagatattagaataaaattttattcattggGCATGCATCACCCAAGTGAATAGCCCAACAGCAAGACCATGGGAGGGGTGAAATGGAAGTTTAAAAATACGAGAAATCAATTCCCTGCACGTTGCTTAGGCCACTGGGCTCCAACTCCATGTTTGATAAGTTGATAACTAGGAATTGACAACAGATCTTCACATGTGAGagcttttattatatttactatttattggataacaaatagatatttatatgtatttatttgtaCTATGATTCCAGTTAAATTTTCATATTGATAACTTAACCTGGAAAGGATGATGCTTCAATAACATTGCAAAGACCACCTTACCATATATTGCTTTGGCTggggaaaatagttatttatatatctttctCAATGATTTCCTCTGGAGAAGAACCAATTCCAAGTCAAAAAAATCACTCGGATGGATGAACGGAATTTGGATGGTTTAACTTGTAGTCAAAATGACGACGGGCCCATTGTGTACTCTTTTTGGACAGAAGACCGAGAAGACACACCACCCTTCACTGTGAGAAGATGCTTTAACACAAGTGGTCAGTTAAGGTAAGGCAAGGTAAGAGAAGAatgaaagcaaagcaaagcaaagcaaagatGCTCCCACTAAAGCTGGTACGCTCTCTGGTCTTAGGAGAAACCATCAACAACCCTCCTCCTCTCCTTtcccaccatcaccatcacaaAGATATCAACACCAGCTACACCCACACCAGCAGCGACAATAATACAGACACAACAAAAACGAGAGCCAAGACGAAGACGAAGACGAAGACGAAGACAAAGACCCCACTACTTCTGTTCTTGCCAAATAAAGAACTTGTTACAGATACATACAGACTAACCAAGATTGCAAGAGACATGGGCATGGACTTATATCCAACACCATCTCTTTCTCACATTATTTTCTCATACCCATCATCATGTACATCACCATCGACATCGACATCAACTCCATGTACATCATCAGTATCGTTATCATGGACATCAACATCATCTTTGTTGCATTTACCAAACAATGCCATTCCTTTACCATTCCCTTCACTTTACTCTTCTTCTTTAACCCATCTTCGCTCATTTGTTTCACTCTCAAAAGGGTTGTTCAAGCTTGCGTTTATCAACTCAAAACACACCAATAAAGTTATGGGTGGATATGAAAGCGACAGTCTTTATGATAGTAACTGGGATTGttgttcattttctttgttttggaggTTAACTGGTGATAGAATTGATTCCATGGATAAATTTTCAAGGGCTTTAGCTGGTGTTGGATGGACTCTTTTCAAGACCAAGGAAAATAACACACCAAGTGATGGAATTGGAGGCAGCAAGATGGTGTATTTGTTTAGGAAAGTGGACTCAAAGCCTGTTTATGTGGTGTCACGAGGAAATGGCGGGGAGTGTAGGATAAGGGAATTGAGGTTGCCTGCTTTGGATTTTAGAAATACTCCTTTGAGGATCTTGCATTACATACTTCTCATGACTGATGATATCTTCTACCTTTCATAACCGGGTATGTTCTTACCTTATTATTTGGActcgttttctttttaatttactcTTTTTAAATTGGActcgttttctttttaattttctcttttctttgtgtATATTGTCTGCTGCGTGCTAATTGTTAAGGGGGTTTTATGTTATGTTATGGGTTGGTGGAGATTTTTGGGTAAatctattttatattgattttcttgaaatttaaatgtGTGTCGAATGGAAAATGATGATCTTGATTTTAGGATTGTTAATCTAACAGGTTTTACAAATTTGACTACTTTTAATGAAATTTGCTTTGGACTAGATTGTGTTTTAGGCCAGGGAGAATGTGACATTATACCTAGGCATGGAATAGCAGGAATGCTGAATCAATTGTGTTGGAGTAGTATCTTCCAAAATGAGTGCTTAGAAAGACATTTTATTCATGTATACTTCGCTCATTGAAGCCATTGAATGAGCTCTAGACATGTCATTGGATTAGTACTCACAGCCTAAATGGGTGTCTcaaattcaaagttcaaaccGAGACATGGGaaatttatcaatttagttGGGCGGGGGAAAACGGAAAACGTAAACTAAATCTTGATCCCAAATTGTTGGCGTCGGCTATATGAATCTATTTACAGTATCTTGTCCAATATAGGTTCAGATTCTCCTCGAATTTTGTTGGTGCTGCATCATTTTAGATGATGGCAGCTATCCTGTCGTGTCTGACCGAACTgaaatggaatttttttattttttcttaacacgAGTAAAAGTGGGATTGGAATAGGCGACGAGAAGGGACTGAGTTTTTACTTATTCGGAGGTTTGGTATACAGAGGACAAGGTTGGCTTGTTATTATTAGATGTGTGAATTTAATTCTGCAGGAATTTTGAAGCATCCACTCACTCTTGTGATTGATGCTAGTACCCTTTTGGGACAGATGGATGTACATGATAGAAACATTATAAGCATGAACGTGGCTGTACTTGAATGCTTGAAGCCAAAAGGAAACTTGATGAGTTCTGAAGTTATCATTCATAATATTTAGAAAGTAATAATCAGTTTCTTAGACCATGGTTGATGCCAGTAGGAAACAATAAATCAAAGATGCTAGGCTTTATGGAATGTTATTCTGAAATTCTCATTACTAGTTCTTTTTATAGCTCTGAAAATGAGGAAATTTTAGCAGTTaccaggaaaagaaaagggattctGATGCCATTTGTTCCGTGACATATATTAGAATCCAGAGAGAAGCATCTTTCTTCAGGGcttatcataaatttatttgggGAAGTTAGTATGAAGCAGGTTCAGTATCTGGTATATTTTAACTTTGTTAAGCAATTGCAAGTAAACTGTAAACACTTGATTATCCCCAAAACAAGTGCTCACAGCTATGGTCTTCCTAGTTACAACTGTGAGAGTTAGACAACCCCTGGCTCGTTTGCTAGTGTGCTTGATGTTATAAGAAAACTAAAGAGTGTCCATAATGGAGTGGATGAAATTGTTCCCTGGAGAAAAACATCTGTTGATATGTCATTTATTTGCAGACAAGGAGGGTGTGTCATCAGGAGAAGTGTTCCTCGGAATAATGGAAGAGAAGAATGGTGTGGTTCTTGTTggtaacaatcaaacaacacaaGGGTAGGGTGTGGGTTGGCAAATTGTTGATTCAAGATAAAATCATAATATGGAAGGGTTGCCTGATCCTTTTACGCTACTACTTCCCTGTGTTTCTCATATTAATActatttctagtttttataGACAATAATAAAGAATCAATCGACGTGAAGATTGAAAATGACGAGCTTTTTCATCGATACCTTGTATGCGGAGCCATGAACTTTGGTGTGGGTTTTATGTCTACTTGCAGTCTGATTGATTCAGTGATTTGCATAAAGAGCTTTTCATTGAAGCCACAATGTTATAGTACTGCTAATAATCAGGTAGTCATCACGTAAAGAGCTTCTAGCTTGATGTCTCCATTCTTGGCTTTGCATGTCATGTATATGTAAATCAATCTGTCATGGAACTGGAATCTCAGGTGGCCCTTTCATGCAAACATATTGCTTGAGTTTGTGTTTATCTCTTGTGGTAAATTGTATGCTGACATTGAAGATTGATGACTGAATGACTACGCATGTTACAGGTGGTGGACAgggtggagagagagggagcCTGTAATGGAGTCATAAATTGCATGAAGGGATGGAGGCTATTTGTTCATAGGACTTTGAAGTACAATAACTAACAAAATctcctacttttttttatttttgtgccaCAGTTTATTATGATGGAAAAAACTACTGCACTtgacaggaaaaaagaaaaaaaatattgccttattattattattattactgctAATTTCACCATGTCATGATGTTGTCATGATGTTTGTCGATCATGGAGATATGTGCTGGATCATttgttaaatattgtttttttaagtatttattatttaaaaatgtattaaaataatatttttaatttttttaacattagcctatcaaaagaatttaagaacattaaaaaaataatttaaaacaaattaaaaaaaagctattcaATCCATCACTTAACACTTTCTTTTAAAGCGTGATTTGCCCTTAAATTGTTAGGGCTATGGCAAAACAAGATCTTAACTACTAATTTAATAAGCAAATTAAGCTATGTAATAAAGAATAATGGacaaattttgataattataattttttattgtggtaataattattttttaaaatattttttttttgaaaatatattaaaataatatatttttatttttttaaatttattttacacaGAATGCTataaacaacattgttttgaaataatttaaaatattttattgataaaataattagagtttttgttttatatatataaaaataaaaggcaattCAGCCTTGTCTGTCTGTCTCtaaaaaatgatgttgaaaTGATGTTGTCTgtctctaaaaaattaaaacgatatgttgataagtattatttttttcttaattattttggtttgtaaaaaaaaaaggagtaaaatATGTCATTAAACCGACAATTTTGGTTCCAAATAATTCCATCACTTTTATTTCATTAGGAATCAAATAAAAGTCTTGGAGGTCGAGGTCTCCTCAATACTTCCACAGGTAGTTTACAAGGACACCAGAAGGCCACAAGGGAAATAAGGGCATTGGCAGAAAAGCTCTTGCCTCCTGTCATGGCTTACTATCACTAATAACCAGTGCTGTGAGATAAAATTACCAGTTACATTTTTGTAAATGGAATTTACTCATCTGATAGCAATCAAACTAAAACATGCTTTTGCTTTGGATAGATATCATGGCACTAgctattgtttttgtgtttaattaaagttaaatatCCATCtcaacaaaagaacaaaacactCAATTGTGACAATCAAGTGGGGATTACTAGAGGTCTACTGCACATAAATTCTGGACACAAACCGCCTGAGTACCAAACACAGTTTGCAAATCCATTTGAGAGATTAAAACATCATCCATGAAAGGCTGAAGTTGAGGAAGCTGAATCTCGGGTCAAATAAATCTTTGTCCTCAAATCCCATGATGTAAAGATTTCTCAGAACAAGTTTTAACAACcaataaacaaatgaaaacaatcagataaaaatcattttactcTAAAATGGCAGTTCCTGCTAAAAGCATTCTATCCCGAGCAATGGTCTTGTCTATTCACATGAATTACAGAACAAATGCATCATAATGAAGTTCTTCAAAGCCGCTGATCAAATTTTACCATTTGGtgaaaccaaatataaaagagtggaaaaaaaaaagaaacgaaagGGGGGAAGAAAGAAGTTTACATGCATTTATGATCTCCGAGAAACTATGTAGTATGAGCATCATGTGTCCGTGACGCCCATATACCAAACACAAGAAACCAGAAGACAAATAAGATAGCCCAGTAGCGAGCAGGTCCATATTTGATTCTGGTGAGCACAATCTGCAAGTTGTAAAAGCATAAACATCAGCCCAGTTTCATTTATGTATCAGAATTCAGAACCAACATGCACCAAATTTCCTTCAATGTTTTGCTTTACACAATTCTAAATTTTGCAAAATTTGTTTCTGTAAGagattcaaaaaaatcaaagaaatggaaaatgagCACAGATTTTAATGAGCACAAGCAAATTAAGTCAGCTCTCCTGCTATGCAAATCACGTGTTGGCACTACGATCAGTAATATTCCCAACATTGCCATACACCAAGCATTTACGCAGCCTTGACATTCAATCACTGCCGAAAACATGCTACAAAACCTAATTTCTTAAAATGGTTTCCTAttgttcaaaaaagaaaaacctcatTACTTGCAGGCAGAGAATTCCAgagaatttaaatttcaagctAATGTTTTGTTCTAAACCATCACAAAGAAGGAAGAAGGGAATTATAGCCTCACAACGGGCATAAAGCTGCTGGAATtctctatatttataattggacaGAAACTAACAATTTGTATATCTTTCTGTTAGACTTCTTCTAAATACACCCTTCAGTACTTTGACTCTAAAATACACAACAAAGGCCACAAGTTATGACCATTAAAGAACATACCATAAACGAGAAACCAGGACCAGCTTTTACTTTTCAGAATGTACAGAAATTTccccaaaattataaaaacacagAAGCAGCAACCGATTGATCTAAATAAAGATATATTAGGACAAAAAAGACTACAATGTTCCAATGGTGCAACTTCGAAAATCAGAAATCTACATTTACTTTTCCTCGAATCATTTGCCAGCACCACTTCATCAACCAAATTAAGATTTCAC from Populus trichocarpa isolate Nisqually-1 chromosome 5, P.trichocarpa_v4.1, whole genome shotgun sequence includes these protein-coding regions:
- the LOC7479170 gene encoding aldehyde dehydrogenase family 3 member H1 isoform X1 — its product is MFLDSLPFVTVLRNSVVDAGVRRSFSSSYPKKTNQKQEATLSFPRSGPIRKSLCVCLSPSAIPPVMTEGKKQPFDANEAPSLVKELKESFRTGRTRSYEWRVSQLKGIEKMVEEREKDISEALYKDLSKPEFEAFVSEIAAVKSSCEEALKELKQWMKPEKAKTSMTAYPSSAEIVSEPLGAVLVISTWNYPFLLSIDPVIGAIAAGNAVVLKPSEIAPVTSSLLSELFEEYLDSSAVRVVEGAVPETAALLEQKWDKIFYTGSPRVGRIVMTAAAKHLTPVVLELGGKCPVVVDSDVDLQVTARRIIAGKWQLNNGQACISVDYIIATKDFAPKLIDALRNGIEEFFGADPMESKYISRIVSSNHFSRLERLLDEYKVFNKIVVGGQRNQKKLKIAPTIFLDVPEDSQLMQEEIFGPLLPIITVENVKDSIDLINSKPEPLVAYLFTNNQKLRNDFVQNVSCGGMVINDTVLHVTVSSLPFGGVGESGMGSYHGKFSFDAFSHKKAVLYRSFSGDSPVRYPPYTPENKKLMRAVMNGGIFDIILALMGWSRD
- the LOC7479170 gene encoding aldehyde dehydrogenase family 3 member I1, chloroplastic isoform X4, with translation MVEEREKDISEALYKDLSKPEFEAFVSEIAAVKSSCEEALKELKQWMKPEKAKTSMTAYPSSAEIVSEPLGAVLVISTWNYPFLLSIDPVIGAIAAGNAVVLKPSEIAPVTSSLLSELFEEYLDSSAVRVVEGAVPETAALLEQKWDKIFYTGSPRVGRIVMTAAAKHLTPVVLELGGKCPVVVDSDVDLQVTARRIIAGKWQLNNGQACISVDYIIATKDFAPKLIDALRNGIEEFFGADPMESKYISRIVSSNHFSRLERLLDEYKVFNKIVVGGQRNQKKLKIAPTIFLDVPEDSQLMQEEIFGPLLPIITVENVKDSIDLINSKPEPLVAYLFTNNQKLRNDFVQNVSCGGMVINDTVLHVTVSSLPFGGVGESGMGSYHGKFSFDAFSHKKAVLYRSFSGDSPVRYPPYTPENKKLMRAVMNGGIFDIILALMGWSRD
- the LOC7479170 gene encoding aldehyde dehydrogenase family 3 member H1 isoform X2 produces the protein MFLDSLPFVTVLRNSVVDAGVRRSFSSSYPKKTNQKQEATLSFPRSGPIQGKKQPFDANEAPSLVKELKESFRTGRTRSYEWRVSQLKGIEKMVEEREKDISEALYKDLSKPEFEAFVSEIAAVKSSCEEALKELKQWMKPEKAKTSMTAYPSSAEIVSEPLGAVLVISTWNYPFLLSIDPVIGAIAAGNAVVLKPSEIAPVTSSLLSELFEEYLDSSAVRVVEGAVPETAALLEQKWDKIFYTGSPRVGRIVMTAAAKHLTPVVLELGGKCPVVVDSDVDLQVTARRIIAGKWQLNNGQACISVDYIIATKDFAPKLIDALRNGIEEFFGADPMESKYISRIVSSNHFSRLERLLDEYKVFNKIVVGGQRNQKKLKIAPTIFLDVPEDSQLMQEEIFGPLLPIITVENVKDSIDLINSKPEPLVAYLFTNNQKLRNDFVQNVSCGGMVINDTVLHVTVSSLPFGGVGESGMGSYHGKFSFDAFSHKKAVLYRSFSGDSPVRYPPYTPENKKLMRAVMNGGIFDIILALMGWSRD
- the LOC7479170 gene encoding aldehyde dehydrogenase family 3 member I1, chloroplastic isoform X3; this translates as MTEGKKQPFDANEAPSLVKELKESFRTGRTRSYEWRVSQLKGIEKMVEEREKDISEALYKDLSKPEFEAFVSEIAAVKSSCEEALKELKQWMKPEKAKTSMTAYPSSAEIVSEPLGAVLVISTWNYPFLLSIDPVIGAIAAGNAVVLKPSEIAPVTSSLLSELFEEYLDSSAVRVVEGAVPETAALLEQKWDKIFYTGSPRVGRIVMTAAAKHLTPVVLELGGKCPVVVDSDVDLQVTARRIIAGKWQLNNGQACISVDYIIATKDFAPKLIDALRNGIEEFFGADPMESKYISRIVSSNHFSRLERLLDEYKVFNKIVVGGQRNQKKLKIAPTIFLDVPEDSQLMQEEIFGPLLPIITVENVKDSIDLINSKPEPLVAYLFTNNQKLRNDFVQNVSCGGMVINDTVLHVTVSSLPFGGVGESGMGSYHGKFSFDAFSHKKAVLYRSFSGDSPVRYPPYTPENKKLMRAVMNGGIFDIILALMGWSRD
- the LOC7479171 gene encoding uncharacterized protein LOC7479171 isoform X1, which produces MKAKQSKAKMLPLKLVRSLVLGETINNPPPLLSHHHHHKDINTSYTHTSSDNNTDTTKTRAKTKTKTKTKTKTPLLLFLPNKELVTDTYRLTKIARDMGMDLYPTPSLSHIIFSYPSSCTSPSTSTSTPCTSSVSLSWTSTSSLLHLPNNAIPLPFPSLYSSSLTHLRSFVSLSKGLFKLAFINSKHTNKVMGGYESDSLYDSNWDCCSFSLFWRLTGDRIDSMDKFSRALAGVGWTLFKTKENNTPSDGIGGSKMVYLFRKVDSKPVYVVSRGNGGECRIRELRLPALDFRNTPLRILHYILLMTDDIFYLS
- the LOC7479171 gene encoding uncharacterized protein LOC7479171 isoform X2, which gives rise to MVWFLLVTIKQHKDNNKESIDVKIENDELFHRYLVCGAMNFGVGFMSTCSLIDSVICIKSFSLKPQCYSTANNQVVDRVEREGACNGVINCMKGWRLFVHRTLKYNN